In Colletotrichum higginsianum IMI 349063 chromosome 1, whole genome shotgun sequence, the DNA window CGTCGCATCGGTTTCGGGGGGGTTGCGGCGGTATTCAACGGGTTATAACGAATGACTGGCGCAGCAATGGTGAAGCCTCAGTGAAGCTGAACGCGCAAAGAATGTAGTCGGACAATGTGCAGGGCCATTGTGCTGTTTCCCCCAGACGGCTTCGATGACAGAcagagagtgagagtgagagtaaGATGGacagaagagagagaggaccCGTGGGGAAGAAAGGCGATGGAGAAAAAAAGAGCGGGCGAAGAGAGTTCGTCATCGCAGGCCACGCGCGGTGGGTGGTGGGCTGCCAAGGATCCTCGCGAAATTAGAGCCTGCAGATGCAATCTGTTGCTAAAGATATCGATCAACGAGGAGTCTCCAGGGCAGAAACGGCTGTACTGCGTGCGCTGCATCAGGCCATCAGCGGGCAGGTTCCCCGTTGGAACCTGTTTTCCCGTGTTGATCTCCCCAAGTGGGTTCGACGACCAGGGGGTTCTGGGTTCTGCTGTGGTTGATCACCCTGGATTTGGGAGGGTTGAGGAGGTGCGTTAAAGCCGCCAAAAGGTTCTTCAGGGACGTTTTTATCGTCTGTCAAGATCCTCCCAGCGATATCGACATCTCGTCCAAGGTGCAGTTCACGTCGtgcgatgatgatgggcgCGGAAAGCTTAACGTCTTCTCCCAAGGCGCCAAGGGTTGACAGACCGAGTCCCCTGTGTCTTGATTGGCGTCGGGGAGGATGCCGAATTCGTTACCCGCCACCCAATCGCTCCGCATGTCATTTTCGGATACACGTATAGATCTAGACTTGGTCTGTACCGGTGGCATGCTTGCATCCCGCGGTAGAACCCCCATGCGGCTCCACGATAAGGAGTTCCGGCCTCCAACGACATCGGCATCCGTATCCTGCGGCCTCTGGAAAAGACGGGCGCCTGTGCGCCGGGGAATAAATGCTGGTCGAGAGAGGCAAGTCAGCACGGATGCCATCCGGTGTCGTCGGCCGGCCATCCCTGTACGGAGAGTTGAGAGTTTGCTTTGAATACGATGTACTGTACTCGAGGGGAACTTCGGATGGATTGTGAACAGGAAGAATCCCACGTCGCGACGTCGCAGTCGTAGAGTTTCAATCATCGATCGCCCGCACGCATCTCGACATGACCGCTTACCTACAGGTAGGTAGAGAAGATAGGGTGACCTCGGAACTGTATCGCTGTTGGCGTGTATTCCTAGTTCTGAAGCCGAGGCACTCGCTTGGTCGATGGATGTGATGCCATGGTCAAACCCGTTTGTGGCACGCTGTGGTAATCCCAGTTCTATTGGAATAAAGTTGGAGATGGTGAAAGGGGAAAGAACATCGTCAAGACGGGGAGCATGGAAGAGGGAGAATGACGTACAGTGTCGCAGCAGCGAAAGCCAACGGGCATCTTCGGCCATACGATGTATACTGAATGGATCCACACAGTCTCCGGTTTCTTGAACACGGTACGGCGGTACCTCCCGGCATGATCCCGTCGCGTCAGTCCCGAGATGTCGGGCCTCCCATCAACTCACGTCACAAGAGTCAAGCATCACCTCACAATACCTGAAGCACGAGCTTCGGAGATTTTCAGTCTATTTGCGACTCCATTAAACTAGTGTATGATGCCCCGTCTTGGCTGTCCATCTCCCACGACTCTCGAAACACCAAGGCTCTGCGGCCTTGccgggggaaggggaggcaAACCCGACACAGCCACCGAGGCAAACATTGCATTGCGGTGTTTAGAACATGAAGTCCTCAGTAGCTCAATTGGCGATGATGAACCGGATATCTCTTAATGCCTGCagtgagagagaagaagaagaataacAAGAAGTAAGACTAGAAACAAAAAGCAACACTCCACCTGATCGTACCCAGATGCCCTCAGCCCACGTTACAGCCATGCCGTCATGCATAACCCTACTTCCTCCTCTGCGCACCCGCGGCCGTGAGCTTCTGTGAGATAAAGTCCGCCATCTCGTCCGCGTTCCTGCCGTATGACAGGTGGGCCGGGAGGATCGTCAACGTGCCCCGGcagacggcgtcgcccgCCGCGCAGATGATTTTGGTATCCTCCGGGGGGAAGTTCGGGATCCTGCCGCCGTCTTGAAGGTTCTGCGTGTCGCCGAACGTGAAGGCCGCTACGATCTGGTCCTTCTGCGCCTGCGGCAGGTCCTCCACCGCCCGGTGCGTGAGCGCCGCCCCCTGGCTGTACCCGCCCACGACGAGCATCGAGTCGGGGCAGTCGGCGTTGGCCTGCGCGATGAGCCTCTTCATCTCGGCGATGCCCCGCGGGTCCGCCCCGCCGGGAAGCGTGTTGGTCGCGAGCCCGGCCGCGTagtcgacgccctcgaccgccACGCTCTGGAAGTTGGCCTTGACGCCGTtggccgtcggcgggccACACACCGTGCCCATGTTGCCCACCTCGGTCGACCCGCGCGCGAAGAACATGATGACGTCCTTGCACCCGCCCTCCGTGAACTCCTTGGCCGTCGACCCGACGCGCCCGCTGCGCTGCCGGGCCTCGAGTTCGCGGGCCTCGAGCTCacggacgtcgacgtcgttgatggACGTGTCCGAGAGGGTGGGAAACGCAGCCGCGACGGACGCGAGAGCGAGAACGTTGAGGAACTTCATTGTGTctgagatgagatgaacgGTTTTTTTCAAAGGGAATAATTTGAGAATGGAAGAGAAAGTGTAAAATACGACTAGCGGAGCAGACCGAAATCAGATCGCGAAATGAAGTGAATGACTGCCTCCTGGGCTTGGACGATTGGCTGCTTCTTTTTTTGACGTTGCTGCCGGTGACGATGAGACGAATGCAGGTGGACGGGTTCCTGCAGGAACCTTTTATACAAAGTTCCTGCACGTCAAACCACGCCGTTCGGCTGCTGATGATGGGATGAAGACTAGAGCGAGAGAAAAACCTCGGCCATCATCTTGGGGAGCGTTTCCTTGCATGCCACACTCGTCCCCTTGGCTCCCAACCCGATTCAGCCAGTCGCATCTCTCAAAGCGCACAGTTCAGGTGGGTTACCGCTGCCCCCAGAAAGATGTCCCTTGCCGTGGTACGGAGTACAATGCATCTGGATACCGATGGGAACGGTGTCTCCTGAGGCGCAGGTCAAGTGTGGGATATCCTGAATCGCAAGTCTGTCCGTTTTGGGAAATCACTGCACCCTTTCTGGCGAAAGCACGGTTACAGGTCTCCTGGGATGTGGCAGCCAAGCCATCGGGTAGCCCACTCCAAAGCGTGCAGCTGGTTGGatatccccccccctacGCACCTCGTGCCCGGCATGTAACCTGGTCGATGTCGTTTATCGGAGATCATACGGAGGATCCCGTGAGCCGAGGCATGGCTTGATGATTTCTCTTCGGTAGCCTAAAGGCGATAAGGTAGAGAACTCCAGTAATGCGCTTATGCGCAGTGGACTGGGGAAGGGACCGGTGTTTCGTCGACTTCTTCGTTGGCAGTAGACAACGGCCCAGGATCGCGGCCCAGGAACACACGAGACTTGGGTCGTGGATTCAGTCATAGATTGCCCATTGTTCCGGCCATGCGTAGACCATGTTCTCGTATACGGCCCAGAAAAAGCCAGATCCATCGGTTCcgggaaaaagaaagactACATGAGATGTGCCATCGGCCTGCAGCTGCCATCCCCAGAAGAATAGACAGACGGAGAGAAGCCACACTTTTCCATAAGTGTATGGCAAGCAgccaaaaagaaaaagaaaaaagaacaaaaaaaaagcctGCACTGTCCTTGATTAACGCTGAATTCTGACTTCCGTCACGGTGCTTCGGGCGTCAGGGACAGCTGTCAGTGACCCTCCCAAACTCTGGCTTCGCAAAGGGGCAAAAATTGGAGCAGGAGGGCGGCCATCCGCCACGAGGTTCCTTGCTGCGAGAGACGGCGCTTGTCGATAACAGGACAGCTTGCGAGTCTTGACGGCGTCCGTTGTGGGTCGTCAAGTTGGGTTGAACAGAATACGTTCTAGAAGTTCCAACCTGAAACTTGAGATGGCCGGATCGAAACGGGCGACTCTTTCAACCTGGAAAGAGACTTCTGGGCAAGGATGGAGTGACGGACTCTGGCCACATGGTGATCACGGCGCCTCGACTGCCATTCCACTCATCCTGGCCATAATAGTCTGACATTTAGTGTGGCGGGTTGGCTGGCGGCTGACTCGAGAAGCCAAGTCAAATCCTCTTTGGGGCAGCTAGGCGAGGGCTCATGCCGTTTGACACTTGTCAGAGGACTAGGCGCGGAGGCAGAGACGCGGTTGTGAGTGTAGGAAAGGGCAAGATTGGTCAGAGAAGGCAAACAGGCGTTTATTAAAGGTATGTCGACCGGACGGTAGGTGCAAAGCAAAAAAGAAAGCAGATTCGGACATGCGACGTTCTGGGAGGAATGGGTCCCAGTCAGCCAGCGTCTTTCGCGGCATACGGGAAACGGCGATTCGACGAATTGTGAGATGTGAGATGGTAACGTCAAAGCACACTGGATAAGAAAAACCTGCGAATCGACTTGAGACGTCCCGTTCTGTACTCTCCCTTGCGCCGATCTGACGGATGGTTCGATTATGTTTTGTCATACTTCGTGAGCGCCGAGAGCAGAATTTCTACTTGAGCCGCGGCGCGGTAGCTGTTTCAACGCAACAATGGGTCAATAGCGGCGATGCGCCTCGATGAGCCGAGGTCAGAACTTGAAGGGAGATTCGGAGAGGTCGAGCTGGTCCAGTCCCTGTATTCCGGTCTGTGGAGTGTTTGAGATGAGAAGAGGAACGACACCAAACGGAACGACAGAGGGGAGCCGTGCGCCGGGACGGAAGAACCACATTATCCCGTCGCCGAAGGTGGATTACTAAGGGCCGCATAAATCACATGACTTGCACCTACTGGCCAATCGGTCAATACTTTGACCGAGGCCCCCCAACGAAGTGTCGGTGACGTCGTTTGCATCGCTCCTGCACCCTGCTGCACACATGGGGGACCCTGGATTCGGCAAAACTCTGGCCCAGTGTCCACGCCTGGCAAGTGTGGCAAGCCTGGCACGCACGGCACGCACCCCACGAATTATGGGGATCTTCCCATCGCTGCACCGCTGTATCGCTGCACCTTTCTCAGCCTTCTCCGCCGTCACACGGCCAACCCATTGCTACCCTGCTGATCCCATTCCCGCGATAGCTTCCTacgccaccaccactaccaccaccacaactTACCCACAACTCTTGCGCACCCCCTCACATACGACTCGGGGATTCGCTCCATCGCTTCTCCATATCGGCTTTCTCTTCGACCTCGCGTTTCCTGCGACGCCCTCTAATCAGTTACCCGCCGCATCTGCATGTCAGCGACCGTTTCCCCTCGGCCTTTTCCAGAGCTCGAGCCTCGTCCCCCACAACCCGAACACGACCTCCTCTTTCGCTCGCCTTAGCTGGAGCTCCCGCCCGACCTTACAGCACATCACTCCTCGGTAAGATCCGTGGTGTATGTCTTCCACAGATCCCACAGGTCACTCTCCCAGCCTACCTGGCGACTCCCAGCATGCCtctgccgcagccgcggtGACGAGCGCCGAGTCCGCGGGGTCCAAGGCTGAAACGGAACCCCCCGAGCTCAACCACGCCCACACGGATCCCAAGCCCGTGCTGTCTGCAAAGGCCGCCGGCAAGCAACAAGCGACAGACGACCTGATCGActttggcgatgatgatTTGGGCCCTATGAATGAGACGAAGCCTGTCGCCAACCCGGAAACGGAAAGCGAGTCAAACAAGCCAGGCCCGGAATCCAACCAGGCCGTCTCTATGCCACATTCGGAGGTTGCATCAGAGCCGTTGAcctcctcgatggcgacTCTGAAACCCACGAGCCCATTGCCAGCTGAGACCGCCACGCAGTATCTCACCATCGAGACTACCTCCTACGTCGACCCGACACCGCCTACCCCGCGAACGTCACAGCCCCCGTCCCGGACTCCGTCGAATGCTACCAAGCGTCGACCTTCTTCCGATGCGTCCCCAACGAGGTCCGACGCTAGCTACGACGAGCGCAGATATGCAAGTGAGGACGAGCAGGAGAACGGATCGCGGTCCGAGATTCAAAGCATCATGGAGCAGTTCACCGGCGATGGGGGTGGCCCTGGAGCCGACGAGGTCATGAGTCCGAGACTCGAGATTGCATCGCCCATGCTAGGCAGCCCTAGCATCCAGCACCCACCTCGAAAGTCCAGCCTCGAGCCGCTGGTTCCGACCCTGTCCCATCAGGTCCAGGAACTCCAGGGCCTGAGAATACACTCGGCGTCTCCAACCAGCATTCTTTCGCATCAGAGGATCCCCGATGACCAAGGCCCTCCCGTGCCACCCAAGGACGGCCCGCCTGCGACACCTTCGCGATCCCGCGACGACAGG includes these proteins:
- a CDS encoding Cutinase, coding for MKFLNVLALASVAAAFPTLSDTSINDVDVRELEARELEARQRSGRVGSTAKEFTEGGCKDVIMFFARGSTEVGNMGTVCGPPTANGVKANFQSVAVEGVDYAAGLATNTLPGGADPRGIAEMKRLIAQANADCPDSMLVVGGYSQGAALTHRAVEDLPQAQKDQIVAAFTFGDTQNLQDGGRIPNFPPEDTKIICAAGDAVCRGTLTILPAHLSYGRNADEMADFISQKLTAAGAQRRK